The following coding sequences lie in one Vidua chalybeata isolate OUT-0048 chromosome 16, bVidCha1 merged haplotype, whole genome shotgun sequence genomic window:
- the LOC128796435 gene encoding hemoglobin subunit alpha-D, which yields MLTAEDKKLIQQIWGKLSGAEEEIGADALWRMFHSYPPTKTYFPHFDLSQGSDQIRGHGKKVVAALSNAIKNMDNLSQALSELSNLHAYNLRVDPVNFKFLSQCLQVSLATRLGKEYSPEVHSAVDKFMSAVASVLAEKYR from the exons ATGCTGACCGCCGAGGACAAGAAGCTGATCCAGCAGATCTGGGGGAAGTTGAGCGGTGCCGAGGAGGAAATCGGAGCCGATGCCCTGTGGAG GATGTTCCACTCCTACCCCCCGACCAAGACCTACTTCCCCCACTTCGACCTGTCACAAGGATCTGACCAGATCCGTGGCCATGGCAAGAAAGTGGTGGCTGCCCTGAGCAATGCCATCAAGAACATGGACAACCTCAGCCAGGCTCTGTCTGAGCTCAGCAACCTGCACGCCTACAACCTGCGTGTGGACCCCGTCAACTTCAAG TTCCTGTCGCAGTGCTTGCAGGTGTCGCTGGCTACCCGCCTGGGTAAGGAGTACAGCCCCGAGGTGCACTCTGCCGTCGACAAGTTCATGTCGGCTGTGGCCAGCGTGCTGGCTGAGAAGTACAGATGA
- the LOC128796434 gene encoding hemoglobin subunit pi: MTLTQAEKAAVVTVWAKVATQADAIGAESLERLFLSYPQTKTYFPHFDLSQGSAQLRGHGSKVMNAIGEAVKHIDDIRKALAKLSELHAYILRVDPVNFKLLSHCILCSVAAHYPRDFTPEVHAAWDKFLSSVSSVLTEKYR; encoded by the exons ATGACGCTGACCCAAGCCGAGAAAGCCGCCGTGGTCACCGTCTGGGCCAAGGTGGCCACCCAAGCTGATGCCATTGGGGCAGAATCACTGGAGAG GCTTTTCTTGAGCTACCCCCAGACAAAAACCTACTTCCCTCACTTCGATCTGAGCCaaggctcagctcagctccgTGGCCACGGCTCCAAGGTCATGAATGCCATCGGGGAAGCTGTGAAGCACATTGATGACATCCGAAAGGCTTTGGCCAAGCTCAGTGAGCTGCATGCTTACATCCTCAGGGTGGACCCCGTGAACTTCAAG CTGCTTTCCCACTGTATCCTGTGCTCCGTGGCTGCCCACTATCCCCGTGACTTCACCCCAGAAGTTCATGCTGCGTGGGACAAGTTCCTGTCCAGTGTTTCCTCTGTTCTGACAGAGAAGTACAGATAA